In 'Nostoc azollae' 0708, the following are encoded in one genomic region:
- the rsgA gene encoding small ribosomal subunit biogenesis GTPase RsgA, which translates to MKGYTVPTAGQLVGTVLAVQANFYRVQLDGEQGIGNKEFDFIPVPSPQYPVPNLLCTRRTRLKKIGQQVMVGDRVIVEEPDWAGGRGAIAEVLPRQSELDRPAIANVHQILLVFAVADPPLEPVQLSRFLIKAESTGVDVLLCLNKCDLISPQEQQEISDHLFAWGYKPLFISVQNEINIHQVDEYLSNKVTVIAGPSGVGKSSLINGLIPDVNLRVGEVSGKLARGRHTTRHVELFEMRSGGLLADTPGFNQPDLDSSPEELIYYFPEARKRLEVASCRFSDCLHRDEPDCAVGSDWERYEHYLEFLDDMIAYQNYLKQQADPESTLKLKSKGKGQNQYEPKLESKKYRRVSRRVQVQNLQDLYTETEE; encoded by the coding sequence ATGAAAGGGTATACAGTTCCTACTGCTGGACAGTTGGTGGGTACGGTATTGGCTGTACAGGCTAATTTTTATCGTGTTCAGCTCGATGGGGAACAAGGAATAGGGAATAAGGAATTTGATTTTATCCCAGTACCCAGTCCCCAGTACCCAGTCCCTAATCTCCTGTGTACCCGCAGAACTAGGTTGAAGAAAATTGGCCAACAGGTGATGGTGGGCGATCGCGTGATTGTCGAAGAACCTGATTGGGCTGGAGGACGTGGTGCGATTGCTGAAGTTTTACCCCGACAAAGTGAGTTGGACAGACCTGCGATCGCTAATGTTCACCAAATATTGCTGGTGTTTGCGGTGGCTGATCCACCTTTGGAACCTGTTCAGTTGAGTCGGTTTTTAATTAAGGCTGAGTCTACAGGGGTTGATGTGCTGTTGTGTTTGAATAAATGTGATTTAATTTCCCCACAGGAACAGCAAGAAATTAGCGATCACCTGTTTGCTTGGGGCTATAAACCACTATTTATTAGCGTCCAAAATGAGATCAATATTCATCAAGTTGACGAATACTTAAGTAATAAAGTTACAGTGATTGCTGGCCCTTCTGGTGTGGGAAAATCCAGCTTAATTAATGGGCTAATTCCCGATGTTAACCTGCGAGTGGGAGAAGTTTCTGGTAAATTAGCCCGTGGTCGCCATACTACCCGCCATGTAGAATTATTTGAAATGCGTAGTGGTGGTTTATTGGCTGATACTCCCGGTTTTAATCAACCTGATTTGGATTCTAGTCCAGAAGAATTAATATATTATTTTCCCGAAGCAAGAAAAAGGTTAGAAGTGGCTAGTTGTCGGTTCAGTGATTGCTTACATCGAGATGAACCTGATTGTGCTGTGGGTAGTGATTGGGAAAGGTATGAGCATTATTTAGAATTTTTGGATGATATGATCGCATATCAGAATTATCTTAAACAACAAGCTGATCCTGAATCTACATTAAAACTGAAAAGCAAAGGTAAAGGTCAAAATCAGTATGAACCGAAGTTAGAAAGTAAAAAGTATCGTCGTGTTTCTCGTCGTGTGCAAGTGCAGAATTTACA